A section of the Actinomycetota bacterium genome encodes:
- a CDS encoding RNA polymerase sigma factor has protein sequence MENLDLYLRQYKKSGDRIWFEKIYRQFMPPLFRYCYYRTGNRQEAEDICSQLALRAYSNLNSKKFNSRQFFAWLYKVARNLLIDYYRKQDRETRNPSPDKGQEPGKHNGLIDNSTYLFLELGIKNEKLFKALSRLTDLQREVVVLKLVEDFDYKLISRITGKRQNTLRGIVFRALDALRKYIQENE, from the coding sequence TTGGAAAATTTAGACTTATACCTTAGACAGTATAAAAAAAGCGGGGACCGGATCTGGTTTGAAAAGATTTACCGCCAGTTTATGCCACCGCTGTTCCGGTATTGTTATTATCGTACCGGAAACAGGCAGGAGGCAGAAGATATATGCAGCCAGCTGGCCTTAAGGGCTTACAGCAACCTGAACAGCAAAAAATTTAACAGCCGGCAATTTTTTGCCTGGCTTTACAAGGTAGCCAGGAATCTTCTTATCGATTACTACCGTAAACAGGATAGAGAAACCAGAAATCCCTCTCCGGATAAAGGACAGGAACCTGGTAAACACAATGGTTTAATTGATAACAGCACTTACCTTTTCCTGGAACTGGGCATAAAAAATGAAAAATTATTTAAAGCTTTGTCCAGGCTCACCGACCTGCAGAGGGAAGTAGTGGTACTAAAGCTGGTAGAAGACTTTGACTATAAGCTGATATCCAGGATAACCGGTAAAAGGCAGAATACATTAAGGGGCATAGTATTCAGGGCCCTGGATGCTTTAAGGAAATATATACAGGAAAATGAATAA
- a CDS encoding DUF4405 domain-containing protein: MRLKIKLKIIIDIFLLFFMLISALTGIVLMVTPSGPGTRAGQGAGASILDLASRSSLKLFHDWSSILLIAMVVFHLMLNGSTIVCYFKRSFKTLKNNGCEKI, from the coding sequence TTGAGACTAAAAATTAAGTTAAAAATAATCATAGATATTTTTTTGCTGTTCTTTATGCTGATCAGCGCCCTAACCGGAATAGTATTGATGGTTACCCCATCCGGTCCCGGTACCCGGGCCGGACAGGGGGCTGGAGCCAGTATACTGGATCTGGCCTCTAGAAGTTCCTTGAAATTGTTCCATGACTGGAGCTCCATATTGCTTATAGCTATGGTCGTTTTTCACCTGATGTTAAATGGAAGTACCATAGTTTGTTACTTTAAACGGTCCTTTAAGACGTTAAAGAATAATGGCTGTGAAAAGATATGA
- a CDS encoding FAD-dependent oxidoreductase yields MKLILKEKTQNAKDVFSFKFNPQQHFDWVPGQYVQVVLPHKNPDNRGIKRFFSIASAPQEKIIMITTRIMEEGGSTFKARLMELKPGAFMEASKPRGDFKVADADKRQVMIAGGIGITPFRSILLDLDYRHKLKDIILLYASRDNPPIFYEELEKLDKKNKGFKLIIPEVTIDSGVIAREIGDLKDTLYMVSGPAGMVKALGQQLEGLGVEPQNIKKDFFPGYD; encoded by the coding sequence ATGAAATTGATTCTTAAAGAGAAGACCCAAAACGCAAAAGATGTATTTTCCTTTAAATTTAACCCCCAGCAGCATTTCGACTGGGTGCCGGGGCAATATGTGCAGGTAGTGCTCCCCCATAAAAATCCTGATAACAGGGGAATAAAAAGGTTTTTTTCCATTGCGTCTGCTCCGCAGGAGAAAATCATTATGATAACCACCAGGATAATGGAGGAAGGGGGCAGTACTTTTAAGGCCAGGCTGATGGAACTAAAACCAGGCGCTTTTATGGAAGCTTCGAAACCCCGGGGTGATTTTAAGGTAGCTGATGCTGATAAAAGGCAGGTAATGATTGCAGGAGGAATAGGTATTACTCCCTTCAGGTCAATTTTACTGGATTTGGACTACAGGCATAAATTAAAAGATATAATCTTGCTTTATGCCTCCAGGGATAATCCCCCCATATTTTATGAAGAATTAGAAAAACTTGATAAAAAAAATAAGGGTTTTAAACTCATAATACCGGAAGTTACCATAGATTCCGGGGTAATAGCCCGGGAGATAGGAGACTTAAAAGATACCCTCTATATGGTGTCAGGCCCTGCAGGAATGGTAAAAGCGCTAGGGCAGCAGCTGGAAGGGCTGGGGGTAGAACCCCAAAACATCAAAAAAGATTTCTTCCCCGGTTATGATTAA
- a CDS encoding molybdopterin-dependent oxidoreductase yields MNKKIFYILAVVAAAGLLALLIYSIAQDRQEQASLDQGFNFEDIDISQIGNDSEFASALPEYRILFNGLVKEEVELNLVQIIEKYLHLAETRIVHGVRSDGEQVDIEYTGLDLRYLLEDIEILDQAQNIIVYGTDLYAANFTLEELKQDMMLVWKKEGQYMVPSQDGVLKIVQHNGPTFKWVKNPVLFNIIPELQEMADESGQLDPGILEFASEQTMFVLTIGMVPQIDSNDWSLAIEGLVEKEMSLDYGQLKNMPQESVYATLETISNPQGGPLIGNAVWSGVPLAYIMDMVQYSPQTQEVVFYCTDGYSTSITLEEALQPGVMLAYAMNGRDLSAEHGFPVRAVVPSKYGMKWAKWIERIEFVDYDYKGYWESRGWSDYAGRDTPEQRFE; encoded by the coding sequence ATGAATAAAAAAATTTTCTACATTTTAGCGGTAGTGGCAGCGGCAGGATTGTTAGCCCTGCTCATATATTCCATAGCACAGGACAGGCAGGAACAGGCCAGCCTGGATCAAGGCTTTAATTTTGAGGATATAGATATAAGCCAGATAGGAAATGACAGCGAGTTTGCCTCAGCATTACCGGAGTACCGAATTCTTTTTAACGGTTTGGTAAAAGAAGAAGTGGAACTGAATTTGGTACAGATCATTGAAAAATATTTGCATCTGGCAGAAACCAGGATAGTTCATGGAGTGCGTTCCGATGGGGAGCAAGTGGATATAGAATACACCGGCTTGGACCTGCGGTATTTGCTTGAAGATATAGAAATCCTGGATCAGGCCCAAAATATTATTGTTTATGGTACCGACCTTTATGCTGCCAATTTTACCTTAGAAGAGCTTAAGCAGGATATGATGCTGGTTTGGAAAAAGGAAGGCCAGTATATGGTTCCCAGCCAGGATGGTGTATTAAAAATAGTTCAGCATAACGGGCCTACTTTTAAATGGGTCAAGAACCCGGTACTATTTAATATTATCCCAGAGCTGCAGGAAATGGCGGATGAAAGCGGGCAGCTGGATCCAGGGATTTTAGAGTTTGCGTCTGAGCAGACCATGTTTGTGCTTACCATAGGAATGGTGCCCCAGATAGACAGTAATGATTGGTCCCTAGCTATTGAAGGTTTGGTGGAAAAAGAGATGAGCCTAGATTACGGTCAACTTAAAAATATGCCCCAAGAGTCGGTATATGCTACCCTGGAGACCATCTCCAACCCCCAGGGAGGGCCCTTAATTGGAAATGCAGTTTGGTCGGGAGTCCCCCTGGCCTATATAATGGATATGGTTCAATACAGCCCCCAGACACAGGAAGTAGTATTTTACTGCACCGATGGTTATTCTACCAGCATAACCCTAGAGGAAGCCCTGCAGCCTGGAGTAATGCTGGCTTATGCCATGAATGGCCGGGATTTAAGTGCTGAACATGGTTTTCCGGTAAGGGCTGTAGTTCCATCCAAATACGGAATGAAATGGGCAAAATGGATTGAGAGGATAGAATTTGTAGATTATGATTATAAAGGGTATTGGGAAAGCAGGGGGTGGTCTGACTATGCAGGCAGGGATACCCCTGAGCAAAGATTTGAGTAA